TCAGGATAGCGTATTTGATTGAGACGGGATCGTGATGATCTAGAAGTTCATTCATAATAGTTATGTTGCCAAGAGATTTCGACATCTTCTCTCCATCAAAATTTATGAATCCATTGTGAAGCCAATAATTAGCCATATTCCTATCATGGTAACAACATGATTGAGCTATTTCATTTTCATGATGAGGAAAAATCAAGTCAAGACCACCTGCATGAATATCAATTGTAGGTCCCAATAATTCTGCAATCATGGCTGAACACTCAATATGCCATCCAGGTCTGCCTTTGCCCCACGGGCTTTCCCAATAAGGCTCATTTTCTTTTGAAGGTTTCCACAAAACAAAATCTTCTGGATTTTTTTTATATTCTGCTACCTCTACTCTTGCCCCAGTAATAATATCTTTAAGAGAAAGTTTTGACAAAGCCCCATATTTATCAAATTTTTTTGACTCAAATAAAACATGATTTGCAGAGACATAAGCATATTCTTTTTCAATTAAACTTGTGATCATTTCTATCATTTTAGAAATATATTCAGTTGCTTTTGGTTCGTGTGTTGGTTCTAAGATTGAGAGAGAGTTTAAATCTTCATGATAAACTTTTTGAGTTTGTTCAACTAGCTGTTTAGTAGAAATCTTAAGTTCATTTGCCTTATTGATTATTTTGTCATCAATATCAGTAATATTCCTCACGTAAGTCACATTCCCCTCTCCAAATTTTAATTGAAGCACTCTAAACAAAATATCAAAAACAATTATAGGTCTAAAATTTCCTATATGGGGATTATTGTAAAGAGTTGGGCCACAAGCATACATCTTAATTGATTTATGATTGATAGGGTTAAAGTCTTCTTTAGTTTTAGTGAGTGTATTAAAGAGTTTTAAAGTCATTTAAATAATTTTTAATTTGATTAATGCCATAATATTCAAATAAGTTTTTAACTGAAGGTCCATTATTATTGCCGGTAAGAAGGTATCTGGTATTCATAAATATATCTTTTTTTGAAAGATTAGAGTCTAATTGACCAAGTAAATTGGTATATTCTTCAAATTCTAAACCATCAAATTTGTTAATGTTCTCAAGTAACAAATTAACAAAATCATCTGAAGGACTAATTTCAATTCTATTTCTTCTAATGATTTCTAAAAATTCAAGAATATCAGAGAATTTTTCAACATTGTTTTTAATTAAATTCCATTCATTCTCTTTAATTTCAAAATCAATTAAATTTTTAAATTCATTTAATAATTCATTTAGGCTCAACGCTCTGAGTGCCAATTTTTGAAAATGATCAATTTTAGATAAATCTAATTTAGGAAGATTTTTAGATATTTTTGATAAATCAAAATCAACATAATTATTTTGAGATATTTCTTTAAAGCTATAGTCTGCATTCAACCCTACTGAATATAAATAAGAAAGTATACTTTCAGTTGAATATCCTGCTTCTTTGAATTTTTTAATAGAAATTGAGTCTACATTTCTTTTGCTTAATTTAGTTCCATCTTCATTTAGCATTAATGGGTTATGCCCAAAGCTAGGAACTTTTGCATCTAAACTTTGAAATATTTCGACATGTACTGCGGAATTTGATAAATGATCTTCGCCTCTTATTATATGAGTAATTTCCATATCTATATCATCAACAACACTTGGGAAGTGATACAAATAACTTCCATCTGCTCTCCTTAACACAGGATCAGATTGAGAGGATAAATCT
The window above is part of the alpha proteobacterium HIMB59 genome. Proteins encoded here:
- a CDS encoding glutamate--tRNA ligase (PFAM: tRNA synthetases class I (E and Q), catalytic domain~TIGRFAM: glutamyl-tRNA synthetase, bacterial family), producing the protein MITTRFAPSPTGNLHLGNLRSCFLNWIYAKKNNGKFILRYDDTDQERSKEEFVLSIASDLKWLNIDYDETFFQSKRVDRYNQIFDQLISKKIVYPCFESNEDLEIKKKLQLKAGKPPIYDREALNLTKEEIETQILSGKRPYWRFKLSQNKIQWNDLVKGKTEVDLSSQSDPVLRRADGSYLYHFPSVVDDIDMEITHIIRGEDHLSNSAVHVEIFQSLDAKVPSFGHNPLMLNEDGTKLSKRNVDSISIKKFKEAGYSTESILSYLYSVGLNADYSFKEISQNNYVDFDLSKISKNLPKLDLSKIDHFQKLALRALSLNELLNEFKNLIDFEIKENEWNLIKNNVEKFSDILEFLEIIRRNRIEISPSDDFVNLLLENINKFDGLEFEEYTNLLGQLDSNLSKKDIFMNTRYLLTGNNNGPSVKNLFEYYGINQIKNYLNDFKTL
- a CDS encoding cysteine--tRNA ligase (PFAM: tRNA synthetases class I (C) catalytic domain~TIGRFAM: cysteinyl-tRNA synthetase), translated to MTLKLFNTLTKTKEDFNPINHKSIKMYACGPTLYNNPHIGNFRPIIVFDILFRVLQLKFGEGNVTYVRNITDIDDKIINKANELKISTKQLVEQTQKVYHEDLNSLSILEPTHEPKATEYISKMIEMITSLIEKEYAYVSANHVLFESKKFDKYGALSKLSLKDIITGARVEVAEYKKNPEDFVLWKPSKENEPYWESPWGKGRPGWHIECSAMIAELLGPTIDIHAGGLDLIFPHHENEIAQSCCYHDRNMANYWLHNGFINFDGEKMSKSLGNITIMNELLDHHDPVSIKYAILTTHYRQPIDFSNDLLKYSSNIVSKWRDFVKKSSNNHLDQDFLKALEDDLNTPQALMRLQQIFNDLKKTPEDEELSNFFNNGLSILGLVPHFQEIELKLDNDDIENMIARRADAKSNKNFELADQIRDELLDNGIILEDTKSGTKWKKA